From the Entelurus aequoreus isolate RoL-2023_Sb linkage group LG24, RoL_Eaeq_v1.1, whole genome shotgun sequence genome, the window CGTAGTTGGTTAGGTCAGTACGGATTGTTCTGCTGAACTCCAACACGTTGTACCACTGGTCCTTGTTCACACCCTTGTACTTGGACTGCTGTGGGACACATTTCAAACCCTCTTCTGGTCATGACTAAACAAACCCCTTCCTCCGTCCCCTCACACTTACTTCTAGGAACTGGATGAAGACTGGGAGGAGAGGCCAagatctgcctagcaacaaggccAGCATGGATTTAGCTGTGTCCATGTCCAGGTTCCTCTGGTCTTTATCCTGATGGTGCCACACACGAACACGCATTGGAAAGAACGGTGAGCAGATTTTAAACACTTGGCGACACAAAACAAGACAAGGTAGAAGTCAACTCACCCTGGCAAAGTCAAAAGAATATCTGTAGATGTTTTTAAAAAGGCCAGAGTCATTGAGCTCACCACGCAGGTCATCCAGTTTGCTTTGTAACCTCTGTGTGCAGTCACACCTGCAGACAGGGGCACGTTACAGTACTACAaacatgtgaaaaaaaaatttttaaataggtttttttttttacttcaatatttgggagtgcatgagaaagtggagaGGAAAACATAGCTCTCATTAAACACATGATCATTTATTAAATAGTATATCCTGACtatttgtgtatttataaatTAGAAATAAATATACATTATGGGTAGGGATGTCacagtatgaacatttcttatcacggttattattaacactgtaattttaaatgtgctcaatattttcaaaaactacTTATACTAAAAtcctttaaccaagttttatttaaaaaaaaaaaaccaccacattcaacatgtatgtatgtacgtcaggtacaaaacccaaaaccagtgaagttggcacgttgtgtaattcgtaaataaaaagagaatacaatgatttgcaaatccttttcaacttatattcaattgaatagactgcaaagacaagatatttaatgttcgaacttagaaacttattttttttgcaaataatcattaacttagcatttaatggcagcaacacattgcaaaaaagttgtcacaggggcatttttaccactgtgttacatggcctttccttttaacaacactcagtaaatgtttgtgaactgaggagaccaatttttgaagcttttcaggaggaattctttcccattcttgcttgatgtacagcttaagttgttcagcagtccggggtctccgttgtgatatttaaggcttcataatgtgccacacattttcaatgggagacaggtctggactacaggcaggccagtctagtaaacgcactcttttactatgaagccacgctgttgtaacacgtggcttggcattgtcttgctgtaataagcaacatgtgctgctccaaaacctgtatgtacctttcagcattaatggtgccttcacagatgtgtaagttacccatgccttgggcactaatacacccccataccatcacagatgctggctttgaactttgcgcctataaccatccggatggttcttttcctctttggtccggaggacacaacgtccactgtttccaaaaacaatttcaaatgtggactcgtcagaccacagaacacttttccactttgcattagtccatcttagatgagcttgggcccagcgaagccggctgcgtttctgggtgttgttgataaatggctttggctttgcatagtagagttttaacttgcacttacagatgtagcgacgaactatagttactgacagtatttttctgaagggttcctgagccatgtggtgatgatatcctttacacacggatatacatttttgatgcagtaccgcctgagggatcggaggtccataatatcattgcttacgtgcagcaatttctccagattctctggaccttttgatgatatgactgaccgtagatggtgaaatacctcaattccttgcaatagctggttgagaaatgttgttcttaaactgttcgacaatttgctcatgcatttgttcacaaagtggtgaccttcgccccacccttgtttgtgaatgactgagcatttcatggaagctgcttttatacccaatcatggcacccacctgttcccaattagcctgttccaaataagtgtttgatgagcattcctcaactttctcagtattttttgccatttgtgacagcttttttgaaacatgttgcaggcatcaaattccaaattagctaatatttgcaaaaaataaagttttccagttcaaaagttaagtatcttgtctttgcagtctattcaattgaatataggttgaaaaggattttcaaatcattgtattctgtttttatttactatttacacaccgtgccaacttcaccggttttgaggtttgtagaaagttgaatgtgcatatgaaagcaacacaagcattataaacaaagtaatatggcagaaacaaaataacatgaataaataaaaataaatgttcaaattgtgcaagatggcaccttatggacataagacgtaactgcactttttgtccatatagatcaggggtgggcaattaatttttaccgggggccgcatgagctacccgagcactgctggagggccacatcgacaatatttcaattaaattttgctcaatattaatttttttctacATCAGATTTTGTACCCAGCGACTATGAGATTCTACAGTTAACTGAATAGAGGAAATAGTTGATTACTTACAGTATAGTATGATTTCTCATTGAGTTTTTCTGTTAACTGCGTTCCTTGTGATGCAACGCCATGTATGCTGTGTTTATGCTTTGCGTTTTTCAATGTTTCTATGGCGACGAAATCAATGGTTGGTTTCATTTAGGCCATGGTGTGGCTGATAGACCAAATCATTCGGAACCCCCAAAatgaaaagtaccgtatttttcggactataagtcacagtttttttcatagtttggccaggggtgcgacttatactcaggagcgacttgtgtgagaaattaacacattaccgtaaaatatcaaataatattatttagctcattcacgtaagagactagacgtataagatttcatcggatgtagcgattaggagtgacagattgtttggtaaacgtatagcatgttctatatgttatagttatttgaatgactcttaccataatatgttatgttaacataccaggcacattctcagttggttatttatgcgtcatataacgtacacttattcagcctgttgttcactattctttatttattttaaattgcctttcaaatatctattcttggtgttgggttttatcaaatacatttccccaaaaaatgcgacttatatatgttttttcccttctttataatgcattttcagccggagcgacttatactccgaaaaatacggtagtcatcttACTGTAAGGACGTCATTCCTCTGAGCCACTCGTCTTTGGTAAAGAAGCCCATGTTGACTGCTTCCAGATGCCAGGCTAACACCAGCATAATGATCTGCAACACGGAAGGCAACGCGTTTCATGTCGGATGATTAGTTCACCAGCACATCAGCGCGGACTCACATTCTCAGGAGCCACGCAAAGGTCTTCACAGAACTTCTCCATGGCTTCGGGGCCGAGCACCTCGTCTCGGCCCGCGTACTCGTAGAACCAAGCCAGGCACTTTCTGCCAGAGAAGGGCTTGTCTGTGCTGAAAGGCTTTGACGCGCAAATAGAAGGTCGGGTGAAGCTAAAGTGTAAAGAACACATCATCACCAATAACGCTCTTGAATCTATGGTCAAATCCAAGAGCTAGAAAGATTTTGACTATCCatcatatgtttgtttttttggcttGTTTAACAACTTAAGCAACAACAGTTAGTTAATTTTTGTTGAAATGAGCAGGAAAGATACGTGAGCGTTTGTCTACCTTGTGATTTTACACTTGAGCTGATGATCCTCTGGATCAGGGAGCTTTCTTTTCTTCTTCACAGGCATCACAAGACCTTCAATGGGCTTCACAGCGAGCTGGGCTACACGTACATACAGTGGTGTGCAAAATTATTACAACACTTGCCATGAACTGAAAAACAAAGTCTTATTTCAATTAAAAGAGCCCAATATAACCATAGATTCTTTCATAATGGAACCTTCAACCATACTGATATTGCGTAATGAGTGTTCCAGAGACACCTGCATGAATAACTTTATCAATGTCTTGGGAACATGTTTAGCAACTCCAAAATGCAGTAACAGTCAAAACTCCCTTTTTGTTCATTACAACTGACTTTTGAGAGTGTGGAATGACATGGAGGTTGGAAATACATCAACACAATGGCAAAAAGATGCGCGGCTTTGATTGTTTTCAAAAGGCGTCCCACTAAATGAtagagtaaaatgtaaaaaagactGGAATGATACATTTGTTAGGGAAATATTGTCAATACCTTTGCCTTGACCTTTCAAAATGGTGTATAAGTGAAAATTAAGctctgaaaataaataaataaaacaccagTTTCTTAATGTTAGACAAGTGTTCTAATATTTCTGCACACCACTGTACACACCCAGGCAGAGAGAGATGCCTTAACATTCAATTCTGacctttacaaagataataatgcAAGTTTTGACGTATGCCTTTAACAATGTTTATAGTGTAACGCAATTATTATGGTTGAAGTTTGCACTATGTCAGAGATACTTGTAATGTTTTGCCACCCTTTTAGGATCAATTATCCAGGATGCAGGTCTTACTTATGTACTTGTGGCAGCCTTTACCATTCAGATCTCGATTACAATTGGATGGAGGGTCCCAAATCTGGCAAGACTTCAAATTGCAATGGCAAGCAAAAacttataaaaatattttaaaaagcctACATACAAAACTTTCTACAACTTCTTGTCGTGGATTCTGTCAGAGCTGGCAGATGTTTCCTGTGAGAAGACAAAAGAGTTGCACGATGCATTATttgttttgtgtcattttgttTTTCTggattaaaaccaatacaattagAAAATGCAGGTTTAAGATTTGAGGTTTAATAGAGGTCGTTCAACACGAATGATACTTCAAATGCCATTATTAAAAAACACACTTTAGAAGATTGCCTACAGCCAGAGTTGTTAGtggctatgttttttttttttagacccagCGTTATTAGAAACCCGGGCAGTTATTGTTTTTGgggactaatatatatatacagtcgcgatcaaaagtttacatacacttgtaaagaacataatgtcatggctgtcttgagtttccaataatttctacaactcttatttttttgtgatggagtgattggagcacatacttgttggtcacaaaaaacattcatgaagtttggttcttttatgaatttattatgggtctattaaaaatgtgaccaaatctgctgggtcaaaagtatacatacagcaatgttaatatttggtcacatgtccctttgcaagtttcactgcaataaggcgcttttggtagccatccacaagcttctggcaagcttctggttgaatttttgaccactcctcttgacaaaattggtgcagttcagctaaatttgttggttttcagcattgtccacacgtttaagtcaggacttcgggaaggccattgtaaaaccttaattctagcctgatttagccattcctttatcacttttgctgggtattgtggccaaacagctcaatttttgtttcatctgacatcacatggacaaagataagaccttctggaggaaagttctgtggtcagatgaaacaaaaattgagctgtttggccacaatacccagcaatatgtttggaggagaaaacgtGTACCTTACGACGTGTTTGTGAATCACTTGAAACAAAGCTGCTAAAATGATCAATATTGAAACAGTCTGTGAGAGTAGAAGCATGTTTGTGTGATTGAGAGTTTAAAGAAGTCAAACTAAACAGTCAGTTTTACTAAAGGGACACACAAACACCAAGAATGGGACTCAAAAGGGCACATGATTTTGCAATACATTTTTTTCTGGAGGTAGGTTtagtttacatggctgtactgtacCCACGGTAATGTGAGAGAGAGCAACAGACAGGATTCAAATGgatcatacatataaaacaaaagGGACCGCACTGAGCCAAACTGTATATTCCAAAGGCTCGCTACTTCAAAAAAATAAGTTAATTGGTGGCATCGATCCATATGAGCACAAGCACGTCCAATGGACAAGATATTTGAGTAAGTTACCACCAATGTCAAAGCCAAacttgtacagtatgtatatcatCAACAGAGTCAGTATTTATACCGGTAAATCATTTCAGAATACAAAGTCTGTTAGGCTCTTTTTCCTCCATTCAAATGGCGCAGAATATACAGCTTTATTCTCTTATTTATTCGAGGAGTTGGGGTGCCCAGCCTAATTTTATATGCAGGTTTCCCCGAAAAAACAAGcctattattacttttaaatactttgatcattGTGCTACTGCACAAAAAATAATACTTATTCATATTTGTGCTTACCCAAGAATAAAACTAaacagacaacatgcttttttccaAAGTACTGTACTGTGTCGCCTGCCTGCAGCTAGCTTGGCTAACACTAACATCCTACTGAATGCTACCTGTGTAACTGAATGAAATATGCTTTGATTACCAGTCTGAAAATGTAGTAAACACACCAactaacatgtaccaggtgaaggcgttaaaagtcatgtttgatcgtctcacggcTGCTATCCAGGTTACCAGCGGTCTCTTTATTAGCTTCATAACCTGACTTTCTTTGGCTTTGCTTTCATGCTTTTTTTTCCTGAAGCAATCATGACCATGATTGTGGCACCTAATGACGCCACACGATcgttaaaggaaaaaaaacaaaatgtaagCCCTTTAAG encodes:
- the LOC133641659 gene encoding DCN1-like protein 5 isoform X1; the encoded protein is MPVKKKRKLPDPEDHQLKCKITSFTRPSICASKPFSTDKPFSGRKCLAWFYEYAGRDEVLGPEAMEKFCEDLCVAPENIIMLVLAWHLEAVNMGFFTKDEWLRGMTSLQCDCTQRLQSKLDDLRGELNDSGLFKNIYRYSFDFARDKDQRNLDMDTAKSMLALLLGRSWPLLPVFIQFLEQSKYKGVNKDQWYNVLEFSRTIRTDLTNYDEDGAWPVLLDEFVEWHKACSAL
- the LOC133641659 gene encoding DCN1-like protein 5 isoform X2; translation: MPVKKKRKLPDPEDHQLKCKITSFTRPSICASKPFSTDKPFSGRKCLAWFYEYAGRDEVLGPEAMEKFCEDLCVAPENIIMLVLAWHLEAVNMGFFTKDEWLRGMTSLQCDCTQRLQSKLDDLRGELNDSGLFKNIYRYSFDFARDKDQRNLDMDTAKSMLALLLGRSWPLLPVFIQFLEQSKYKGVNKDQWYNVLEFSRTIRTDLTNYDEDGACKFC